GTCGCTTCCGCCGGCTTCGAGGAGAAGCACCTTCACATCGGCATCTTCGGTCAGGCGGTTTGCCAGCACGCAGCCCGCTGGGCCGGCTCCAGTGATGATGTAGTCGTAGGTCATGTGTCTGTCCTCAAAGTCTCTACCGATCTTCCCTTGGGAACAGGAAGCCGGCCAAATATTCCGTGCCCACTTCTCCCCCGCGGGGAGAAGTGCCGAGCGTATGCGAGGCGATGAGCGGGTCTTGACCGCAAACTCCGAGCCAGCCGCCCCCTCATCCGGCGCTGCGCGCCACCTTCTCCCCGCCGGGGAGAAGAGGCCCTCACAATTTTCCGATCGACAGCGCTCCATCCGCATTGATCACCGAGCCCGTCGCAAACCCGAACCGGCCGGACGCCAGCGCCGAGACGATATCGCCGATATCCGACGGCTCGCCCCAGCGCTTCATCGGCACCAGCCCGCCATCGATCAGCGCGTCGTATTTCGTGGAAACCCCCGCCGTCATCTCCGAGCGGATGATGCCCGGCCGGACCTCGAAAACACCGATGCCGGTATCGGCAAGCCTCAGCGCCAGCCCTTGCGAGAAGGCCGAAAGGCCCGCCTTGCTGATGCAATAGTCCAGACGTTCCGGCGAACTCAGCGAGGACGAGACCGAGGTGATGTTGACGATGGAACGTGCACCCTTCCCGTCGCTCGACAGCATCGCCCGCAGCACGGCTTGCGTGAAAAATACCGTGCCGCGCAGATTGGTCGAAACGATCGTGTCGAAATTCTCCGGCTGCATATCAAGGAAATCGCCGCGCACCACCGAAGCCATGCCGGCATTGTTGACGAGACAATCGATGCGCCCGAAACGCGCGATGACACTATCCACCGTCGCCTGATGCCCGGCGATGTCTGAAAGATCAGCCTGGAAGAAAGCCGCCTCCGCCCCGAGCGCAGCCAGTTCATCGATCACCGTCGAAATGCCCGCACTGTCGCCGATGCCGGTGATGGCGATATCGAAGCCTTCGACGGCAAGCGCCCTGGCGATGCCGAGCCCAATGCCGCGGCGTCCGCCGGTGACGATGGCCACGCGCCGCGCCGTCATGCCCCCAGATCCTTTTCGCGGATATGCGCCCCGACCCTCAGCGCCTGCGCCGCCACCGACAGTGCCGGATTGACGGCGGCCGACGTCGGCAGATAGGAGGCATCAACCACGAAGAGATTGGGATGGTCATAGGCACGGCAATAGACATCGAGCGGTGCACTTGCCGGATCGTTGCCGATTCTGACGGTGCCGCACTGGTGCGACGGCGTGCGCTTGTCGAAGGGACGCGACAGCACGATCGGGAAACCGGCCGCCTTCAGCGCCGCCTTGAGCTTCTTCACCAACATCAGGTGCGCCGGCCAGTTGGTGCGCACCCATTGCAGCACGATGCGCTCGCCATCGACCATGATCCGGCTTTCGGGATGCGGAATATCCTCGCTCATTGCATAGAAATCGATCGCATGGGCCGAGACCTGGTTCAGCATCCATTCCGGCACCGATGGCATCTGCGCCTTGAGGATCGGGCCGGAGATGCGGCCGAGAAGCTGGACATTGCCGAGCGGCGCCCCGCCCTCCCCATCCGAGAGGTAATAGTCGTTGAAGCCGAAGCTCTTCTGGTAGATCGAGGTGTTGCGATAGAAGGGAGAAACCCCGATCACCGCACTCGAATTGTGGTTCATGAAGTTGCGGCCGACCTGATCGGAGCTATTGGCAAGCCCCTTCGGATTGGCATCATTGGCCGAACGCAGCAGCAGAACGGAGGACTGCACGGCGCCTGCCGAGAGAATGACGAGCTTCGGCGAGATCGATTGCTCGGCGCCGTCCTTGACGTAATACACCGTCTCGATGCGCTTGCCATCAGCCGCAGTCTGAAGGCGCGTGACCCGTGAGCCGGTCTGGAGCCTTACATTCGGATGCTGCAGCGCCAAGGCCAAAGCCACCGTCTCTGCATCCATCTTGCCGTCGAAGCTGTTCGGATGGGCATCCCACGGCGTCTTCGCCTTCTTCAGCCACGCATCGATATCGATGCCGAGCGGCAGGGAATAGGGGTGCAGGCCGTTGCGCTGCATCTTTTCGCGCACCGAGGCGATTGCGGGTTCATCCGGCACCGGAGAAAACGCATAGCCCTTCGAATGGGCTGGTTCCGTCGGGTCCTGCCCCAGCGCACCACGCACCTGATAGAGTTGCTCGGCGGCGCTGTACCACGGCTCCAGTTCCTCATAGGGGAACGGCCAGGCGGGCGAGACGCCTTCCAGATGCTGCATCTCCTCGAAATCCTCGCGGCGGTAGCGCACCAGCACCGCCCCGTAGAATTTCGAATTGCCGCCAACATTGTAGTAATTGCCGGGGTTGAACGCCGTGCCATCGGTTTCGTACCAGCTTTCCTTCGGCCTGAAATGACCGCGCTGGAAGATCGCCCTGGCATCGCGGTTCTCCGGCCGGTCCTGGATATGGCCACCGGCCTCGAGGATCAGGATGTCGGCACCAGATGACGCCAGCGCCGAGGCGATGGTGGAGCCGCCGATGCCGGAGCCGATGATGACGATATCGGGCTGCTTGACCATGACAGCAATCAGCCGATGCGCTGCTGGCTTTGCGGATCGAAGAACACCGCCTTGTCCAGATTGAAGGCAAGCCGCGCGGTCTGGCCGGGGGCAATGCGGGCGTCGGCGCGCAGGCGGGCCACCACTTCCTTGCCGCCGAGCTTGGTCACCGCAAATGTATCCGAACCGGCAGGCTCCACCACGTCGATCAGGCAATCGCCTTCGAACAGCGACTGCGCATTGCGGTCGGCACCATCCGGATCGGTCAGCGCTTCCGGGCGGATGCCGAAGACGACCTGCTTGCCGGAATAGGCGGCCAGTCCACGGATCTGCGGCACCGGCACGCGGAGAGGCTCGGCTTCTGGCCGCAGCAGCGACACATGCAGGTCGTTGCCGCCGCCTTCGATCGTCGCGGTCAGAAGATTCATCGCCGGCGAGCCCATGAAATCCGCAACAAACAGGTTCTTCGGATTGTTGTAGATTTCAGCTGGCGTGCCGAACTGCTGCACCTCGCCATCGCGCATGACGGCGATCTTCGTGGCCAGCGTCATCGCTTCGATCTGGTCGTGGGTGACATAGACGATGGACGTGCCGGTCGCCTGATGCAGCCGCTTGATCTCGATGCGCATGTCGACGCGCAGCTTGGCATCGAGATTGGACAGAGGCTCATCGAACAGGAAGAGTTTCGGGTCGCGCACCAAGGCGCGCCCCATGGCGACACGCTGGCGTTGGCCGCCGGAAAGCTGGCTCGGCTTGCGGTCGAGCAGATGGGTGATCTGCAGCACCTTGGCGACCTTGTCGATCGCCTTCTTGCGTTCCTCGACCGGCACGCCGCGCATTTCCATGCCGAAGGAAATATTGCCGGCGACGGTCATGTTGGGATAAAGCGCATAGCTCTGGAACACCATCGCGATATCGCGCTTGGACGGATGCAGATCGTCGATCGCCCTTCCATCGACGCGGATCGTGCCCTCGGTGATCGATTCGAGCCCGGCAATCGTGTTGAGCAGTGTGGACTTGCCGCAGCCGGACGGACCGACGAGCACCAGGAAGCCGCCCTTCTCGAGCTCAAGGTCAATGCCCTTGAGGATTTCCAGGGAGCCGAAACGCTTTCTGAGACCGGATATTTCGAGGAAAGCCATGTGTTATCCTTTGACGGCGCCCGCCATCAGTCCGCGAACGAAATAGCGGCCGGCGAGAATGTAAACGAGAAGCGTGGGCATGGCGGCGATCATTGCGGCGGCCATATTGACGTTGTATTCGACCACCCCGGTCGAGGTGTTGACGACGTTGTTCAGCGCCACCGTCATCGGCATGGACTCGCCCGTTCCGGCATAGGCCGAGGCGAACAGGAAGTCGTTCCAGATATTGGTGAACTGGTAGATCACCGTGACGACGATGATCGGCAGCGAGTTCGGCAGCATGATGCGCCGGAAGATCTGGAAGAAACCGGCACCATCCACTTGCGCGGCCTTGACCAGCTCGGTCGGGAAAGCCTCGTAGAAATTGCGGAAGAACAGCGTCGTAAAACCGAGACCATAGATCACGTGGACCAGCACGAGATTGACGGTCGGATTGCCGAAACCGAAGCTGAGACCCACGGTATTCTGCAACATCACGCCGAAACGGCCGAGACTGCCGAGAATGGTCGCCATCGGGAGAAGCACCGACTGGAACGGGATGAAGCAGGCAAACAGCATCAGGCCGAACACCAGCGTATGGCCACGAAAACGCCATTTGGTCAGCACATAGCCGTTCAGCGCGCCCAGGATCGTCGAGATCAGGACGGCCGGGATGACCATTTTCAGCGAATTCCAGAAATAGCCCTTGATGCCGGCGCAGGTAAGGCCAACGCAGGTCTCGCCCCAGGCCTTCACCCATGGCTCGAAGGTCGGCGCGCTCGGAAGCGCCAGCATGTTGCCGTTCTGGATTTCGTCCATGGTCTTGAACGAGGTGACCAGCATGACGAACAGCGGCATGAGATAGACAATGGCAAAGAATGCCAGCAGCCCATAGATGAAGACGCGATTGAAGATGCGCGCGCCATTGCTGCGGCGTGCCGCCGTGCCCGAGGAGACGATCGCGCTCATCGTGACTTCTCCCTGAGTTCGGAATAGAGATAAGGAACGATGATCGCCGAGATCGTCATCAGCATGATGATGGCGCTGGCGGAACCGACGGCCATTTCATTGCGCTTGAACGTGTATTCATACATGAAGTTGGACGGCAGCCAGGCCGAACCGCCGGGGCCGCCGGATGTCAGCGCCACGACAAGGTCGTAGGACTTGATCGCCATATGGGCGAGCACGATGAACGCGGACAAAAAGACCGGGCGCAGCAACGGTATGATGATGCGGCGATAGAGCTGGATCGTGGTCGCGCCATCAATCTGCGCCGCCTTCATGATCTCACCGTCAATGCCGCGCAAGCCCGCGAGGAACATCGCCATGACGAAGCCCGAAGCCTGCCAGACGCCGGCGATGACGACGGTATAGATCACGAAATCCTTGTTCTTGATCCAGTCGAAATGAAAGCTCGTCCACCCCCATTGATGCAGCGTCTGCTCCAGGCCAAGACCGGGATCGAGGAACCATTTCCAGGCGACGCCGGTGACGATGAACGACAGCGCCATCGGATAGAGATAGATCGGCCGCAACAGGCCTTCGCCACGGATTTTCTGGTCCAGCAGGATAGCAAGGAACAGGCCGAGGCCGAGGCAGATGCCGATATAGAGAAAGCCGAAAATACCCATATTGGTAATCGACGTGTACCAGCTCGACGGCGGGTCGCTCTCGAAGGTCCAGCGCCAGAGCCGTTGATAGGCGCGCGGACCCGTCAGCACATAGGACGGAAATGTCTTGGAATTGGTAAAGGACAGGAAGCCCGTCCAGATGATGAAGCCGTAGACAAAGACCAGCGTGATCGCAAAACTTGGCGCCAGTACCAGCTTGGGCAGCGCATCCTGCAGACGAGAGCGCAGGGAATTGCGCGACGAGCGCTCCGGCGTCAGCTTGATCTCGGTGGTCGCAACAGTGCTCATGAAAATCGTCCCCTCCCAGGGCCGTCATTCGTATTCGTATCTGGAGACCTCCCCCGCTTGGCGCGGGGAAGGGTCCTGTTCAGATGGATATCAGCGTGCGTCGTCGATCGCCTTGACGAGTTCCGTCACGGCTTCGTCGGAGGTCTTGATCTGGCCATGCACGAACTTGGACACGACGTCCTTGTAGGCATTGGCGATGGCCGGAGGAGCGCCGTAACCCTGGGCCAGCGAGCCGAACAGCGTGCCGCCGTCGTTCGCTGCCTTCAGGTCGGCGATGCCTTTCTTGCCGCAAGCGTCGAAATCCGTGTCCGGAACGTCGGTACGGGCAGGAACCGAGCCCTTGACGACGTTGAACGCCGACTGGAAGCTCTTCGACAGTGTTGCCGTCGCGAGCGCGACCTGAGCAGCCTTCTGGTTGTCCGGAACGTTGAACATGCCGAACATGTCGGAGTTATAGATCACGCTGCCGTCGGTGCCGGGGAAGCGGTAGCACAGGAAGTCCGTATCCGGGGTCTTCTTGGCAGCCACGAATTCGCCCTTGGCCCAATCGCCCATGACCTGCACAAGGGCATCACCCTTGATGACCATGGCGGTTGCAAGGTTCCAGTCGCGGCCCGAGAAGTTCGGATCGACATATTTGATGATCGTTGCGAGGTTATCGAACGACTTCTTCATCGTGTCGGACTTGAGCGACTCTTCATCGAGATCGTTGAACGCCTTCTTGTAGAACTCGGGGCCGCCCGTGGAAAGGACGATCGAGTCGAACATCGTGGCTTCCTGCCAGTTCTGGCCGCCCAGTGCGAGCGGGATGACGCCGGCAGCCTTTGCCTTGTCGAGCAGGGCAATCAGGTCGTCGAAGGTCTTCGGCTGCGTGCCGCCGATCTTGTCCATGACGGCCTTGTTGATCCACAGCCAGTTCACCGAGTGAACGTTGACCGGGGCAGCAACCCACTTGCCGTCATAAACAGAGAACTTCTGCAGCGCTGCCGGAACTGACTTGTCCCAGCCTTCCTTCACAGCCGTTTCGGTGAGGTCGCCCATCACGCCGGCAGCCGCATAATCAAGCACTGTGTAGCCGAGCATCTGCGACGCTGTCGGATAGGTGCCAGCGGCAACCATGGCCTTCAGCGCCGTCATCGCCGCATCGCCGCCACCGCCGGCAACCGGCACGTCTTTCCAGGCAAAGCCTTCCTTGGAAAGATCGCCCTTCAAGACGTTCAGAGCAGCCGCTTCGCCGCCCGACGTCCACCAATGAAGCATCTGGACTTCCTTGACGTCCTCGGCCTGGGCGGCAAGCCCGCAGCCTGCCAACATCAAAGCTGCCATTGCCGTCGTCGTCATAAACTTGCGCATCGTATTCCTCCCGTTTGCAAGTTCCCGGCGGTGGATCTTCTCCCCGCCACTACCAAAACCGACCGCCCCAAGCGGCCGATGATCTATCGCGGCTCCCCGCCGCTGCTTCAATTTAAAACGTTATAAATTCACGCAAGTCAAGCGCATGTGCGAAACTTCGAAAATTTGCTTAATTGCATTGATTAATAACGGTAATTTCTCGAGCATGAATGCTGCATCGCAGCATGAACAGTTACATTTTCCGCATTTAAAACGTTTTCACAAACCAAGATTGCGCCTTCGTCTGTTGCGGGTTACAAAGGCGCCCTGTCCCTGCCTTCCGTGAGTCACTCCTTGGCCGAAACTCCTAAATCCGCTCCTGTCGACGCCCCGCTCAAAGCGGCCAGGCCGACCTTGCGCACGATCGCCGATCTGACGGGTTTCGCAGTCACCACGGTCTCGCGCGCCTTGAGCAATGCGCCGCAGATTTCCGCGGAAACCCGCCGGCGCGTGCACGAGGTCGCAAGCGAGATCGGCTATCTTCCCGACCGGGCCGCGCAGCGCCTGAAAACCGGCCGCACCAACGTCATCAGCGTGCTGCTCGACCCGCATGAGGAAATCCTCGGCTATGGCACATCGCTGATGCTCGGCATCGCGCGCGCGCTGAAGGACACACCCTACCATCTCATCGTCACGCCAAGCTTCGCGGCCACCAGCAATGCCGATGCCATCAGTCATATCATCCGCAACGGCATGGCGGACGGCATCATCTTCTCGCGCACCGAGCCCTTCGATCCCCGCGTCCGCCTGCTTCTGGAGCAAGGGTTTCCGTTCGTCACCCACGGCCGCACGGAATTCTCCACGCCGCATCCTTATGTCGACTACGACAACTTCACCTTTGCCTATGAGGCGACGAAGCGGCTGATCGCCCGCGGCCGCCGCAAGCCGACGATCATCCTGCCGCCCAGGCGCATGACGTTTTGTCAGCACCTGCAGCACGGCTTCATGACCGCCGTGCGCGAGGCCGGCGCCGCCTACGAAATCCCTGATGACATCAACCTCGACTGCCCCGTCGATCAGATCCGCGACTTCGTCAGCCGCCGGGCTGGCATGCCCGATGGCCCGGACGGTTTCGTCTGCGGCGGCGAGGTCTCGGCGCTCGCGACCATCACCGGCATGAGCGACCGCGGCCTCACGCTCGGCACCGAATACGACATTGTCGCCAAGCAGACCTCGAAGCTTCTCGTCAACATTCAGCCGAAGGTGGAGACGATCTACGAGGATCTGGTCGATACCGGCTTTCGCATGGGCACGACCCTGCTCGCCGCCATCGGCGGCGAGACTGATCCGGAGAGGCTGCAGACGCTGCTGAAGCCGACGATCGAATTCCCCGAAGGCAGCTGAACTTGCTCCCTCTTCTCCCCAGCGGGGAGAAGGTGGCCCGAAGGGCCGGATGAGGGGGAGCCACAGGCTCTGAATTTGCGGGGGCACCCCCTCATCGCCTCGCATCCGCTCGGCACTTCTCCCCGCTGGGGAGAAGAGGGAGATCGCGGCGGCCCTCGCCATTGCATATGACCTGAGCAGCAGACGGACTAGCGGCATCGCCTTCTCGTCCAGCCGCTCTCCTTTCCGCAAACCTGCCATCGCCATTGCTCTACCCGTCCCCTAGCGCGGCATCCACCAGCCGGTACGCTGGCCGATGTGCATGTTGAGTGTCTTGGTTTCGGTATAATCCTCCACCGCATGGCGCCCGAGT
This genomic stretch from Pararhizobium capsulatum DSM 1112 harbors:
- a CDS encoding FAD-dependent oxidoreductase gives rise to the protein MVKQPDIVIIGSGIGGSTIASALASSGADILILEAGGHIQDRPENRDARAIFQRGHFRPKESWYETDGTAFNPGNYYNVGGNSKFYGAVLVRYRREDFEEMQHLEGVSPAWPFPYEELEPWYSAAEQLYQVRGALGQDPTEPAHSKGYAFSPVPDEPAIASVREKMQRNGLHPYSLPLGIDIDAWLKKAKTPWDAHPNSFDGKMDAETVALALALQHPNVRLQTGSRVTRLQTAADGKRIETVYYVKDGAEQSISPKLVILSAGAVQSSVLLLRSANDANPKGLANSSDQVGRNFMNHNSSAVIGVSPFYRNTSIYQKSFGFNDYYLSDGEGGAPLGNVQLLGRISGPILKAQMPSVPEWMLNQVSAHAIDFYAMSEDIPHPESRIMVDGERIVLQWVRTNWPAHLMLVKKLKAALKAAGFPIVLSRPFDKRTPSHQCGTVRIGNDPASAPLDVYCRAYDHPNLFVVDASYLPTSAAVNPALSVAAQALRVGAHIREKDLGA
- a CDS encoding carbohydrate ABC transporter permease, which produces MSAIVSSGTAARRSNGARIFNRVFIYGLLAFFAIVYLMPLFVMLVTSFKTMDEIQNGNMLALPSAPTFEPWVKAWGETCVGLTCAGIKGYFWNSLKMVIPAVLISTILGALNGYVLTKWRFRGHTLVFGLMLFACFIPFQSVLLPMATILGSLGRFGVMLQNTVGLSFGFGNPTVNLVLVHVIYGLGFTTLFFRNFYEAFPTELVKAAQVDGAGFFQIFRRIMLPNSLPIIVVTVIYQFTNIWNDFLFASAYAGTGESMPMTVALNNVVNTSTGVVEYNVNMAAAMIAAMPTLLVYILAGRYFVRGLMAGAVKG
- a CDS encoding carbohydrate ABC transporter permease, producing MSTVATTEIKLTPERSSRNSLRSRLQDALPKLVLAPSFAITLVFVYGFIIWTGFLSFTNSKTFPSYVLTGPRAYQRLWRWTFESDPPSSWYTSITNMGIFGFLYIGICLGLGLFLAILLDQKIRGEGLLRPIYLYPMALSFIVTGVAWKWFLDPGLGLEQTLHQWGWTSFHFDWIKNKDFVIYTVVIAGVWQASGFVMAMFLAGLRGIDGEIMKAAQIDGATTIQLYRRIIIPLLRPVFLSAFIVLAHMAIKSYDLVVALTSGGPGGSAWLPSNFMYEYTFKRNEMAVGSASAIIMLMTISAIIVPYLYSELREKSR
- a CDS encoding ABC transporter ATP-binding protein — translated: MAFLEISGLRKRFGSLEILKGIDLELEKGGFLVLVGPSGCGKSTLLNTIAGLESITEGTIRVDGRAIDDLHPSKRDIAMVFQSYALYPNMTVAGNISFGMEMRGVPVEERKKAIDKVAKVLQITHLLDRKPSQLSGGQRQRVAMGRALVRDPKLFLFDEPLSNLDAKLRVDMRIEIKRLHQATGTSIVYVTHDQIEAMTLATKIAVMRDGEVQQFGTPAEIYNNPKNLFVADFMGSPAMNLLTATIEGGGNDLHVSLLRPEAEPLRVPVPQIRGLAAYSGKQVVFGIRPEALTDPDGADRNAQSLFEGDCLIDVVEPAGSDTFAVTKLGGKEVVARLRADARIAPGQTARLAFNLDKAVFFDPQSQQRIG
- a CDS encoding 3-ketoacyl-ACP reductase; protein product: MTARRVAIVTGGRRGIGLGIARALAVEGFDIAITGIGDSAGISTVIDELAALGAEAAFFQADLSDIAGHQATVDSVIARFGRIDCLVNNAGMASVVRGDFLDMQPENFDTIVSTNLRGTVFFTQAVLRAMLSSDGKGARSIVNITSVSSSLSSPERLDYCISKAGLSAFSQGLALRLADTGIGVFEVRPGIIRSEMTAGVSTKYDALIDGGLVPMKRWGEPSDIGDIVSALASGRFGFATGSVINADGALSIGKL
- a CDS encoding ABC transporter substrate-binding protein; the encoded protein is MRKFMTTTAMAALMLAGCGLAAQAEDVKEVQMLHWWTSGGEAAALNVLKGDLSKEGFAWKDVPVAGGGGDAAMTALKAMVAAGTYPTASQMLGYTVLDYAAAGVMGDLTETAVKEGWDKSVPAALQKFSVYDGKWVAAPVNVHSVNWLWINKAVMDKIGGTQPKTFDDLIALLDKAKAAGVIPLALGGQNWQEATMFDSIVLSTGGPEFYKKAFNDLDEESLKSDTMKKSFDNLATIIKYVDPNFSGRDWNLATAMVIKGDALVQVMGDWAKGEFVAAKKTPDTDFLCYRFPGTDGSVIYNSDMFGMFNVPDNQKAAQVALATATLSKSFQSAFNVVKGSVPARTDVPDTDFDACGKKGIADLKAANDGGTLFGSLAQGYGAPPAIANAYKDVVSKFVHGQIKTSDEAVTELVKAIDDAR
- a CDS encoding LacI family transcriptional regulator; its protein translation is MAETPKSAPVDAPLKAARPTLRTIADLTGFAVTTVSRALSNAPQISAETRRRVHEVASEIGYLPDRAAQRLKTGRTNVISVLLDPHEEILGYGTSLMLGIARALKDTPYHLIVTPSFAATSNADAISHIIRNGMADGIIFSRTEPFDPRVRLLLEQGFPFVTHGRTEFSTPHPYVDYDNFTFAYEATKRLIARGRRKPTIILPPRRMTFCQHLQHGFMTAVREAGAAYEIPDDINLDCPVDQIRDFVSRRAGMPDGPDGFVCGGEVSALATITGMSDRGLTLGTEYDIVAKQTSKLLVNIQPKVETIYEDLVDTGFRMGTTLLAAIGGETDPERLQTLLKPTIEFPEGS